The following proteins are encoded in a genomic region of Microtus ochrogaster isolate Prairie Vole_2 chromosome 5, MicOch1.0, whole genome shotgun sequence:
- the Swsap1 gene encoding ATPase SWSAP1 isoform X2: MAEALRRVLDAGSAARPEGDGASGPPLLLLGAPRSAQTSLLFAAALEAAGEGRGPVLFLTRRPLQSLPLNTPAAREPWRLQIRFQYPSSVPELLQLLASAHEAPGPAPSLLLLDGLEDYLAEDSGTQEAAYLAALLLDTVAYFSHHHGASGSCGLVVALETQKEADSDVPHLTLLQRYFPAQCWLQPDALGLGQQYCLRASLASGPLSPRMEWSVTFLPSGEMKITPWPTQASKPCSDRKGSSARSQSLTLACDNLSGPQCPLDRTLTSGTGAESKT; this comes from the exons ATGGCGGAGGCGCTGAGGCGGGTCCTGGATGCGGGCAGCGCAGCGAGGCCCGAGGGGGATGGAGCTAGCGGGCCACCGTTGCTGCTGCTCGGCGCTCCGCGTTCCGCGCAGACGTCGCTGCTGTTTGCAGCCGCCCTCGAGGCGGCAGGGGAAGGCCGCGGGCCTGTCCTCTTCCTGACACGAAGGCCACTTCAGAGCCTGCCGCTCAATACACCCGCAGCGCGGGAACCCTGGCGGCTCCAG ATTCGATTCCAGTACCCATCCTCAGTTCCAGAGCTTCTCCAGCTGCTAGCCTCTGCCCATGAGGCCCCAGGGCCTGCCCCGTCCCTTCTACTGCTGGACGGCCTGGAAGACTATCTAGCAGAAGATTCAGGGACCCAGGAAGCCGCCTACTTGGCTGCATTGCTTCTAGATACTGTTGCCTACTTTAGCCACCATCATGGAGCCAGTGGCAGCTGCGGGCTTGTGGTGGCCCTTGAGACCcaaaaagaagcagacagtgATGTCCCACATCTGACATTGCTTCAGCGGTATTTTCCTGCACAGTGCTGGCTGCAGCCAGATGCCCTAGGCTTGGGACAGCAGTACTGCCTTCGAGCCAGCCTGGCGTCGGGCCCGCTGAGCCCCAGGATGGAGTGGTCAGtgactttcttgcccagtggagAGATGAAGATCACCCCATGGCCTACCCAGGCTTCTAAGCCCTGCTCGGACAGAAAAGGTTCTAGTGCTAGAAGCCAGTCATTAACTTTGGCATGTGACAACCTCTCTGGTCCTCAGTGTCCCTTGGATAGAACACTGACTTCGGGGACAGGTGCAGAGTCAAAGACCTGA
- the Swsap1 gene encoding ATPase SWSAP1 isoform X1 has translation MAEALRRVLDAGSAARPEGDGASGPPLLLLGAPRSAQTSLLFAAALEAAGEGRGPVLFLTRRPLQSLPLNTPAAREPWRLQKIRFQYPSSVPELLQLLASAHEAPGPAPSLLLLDGLEDYLAEDSGTQEAAYLAALLLDTVAYFSHHHGASGSCGLVVALETQKEADSDVPHLTLLQRYFPAQCWLQPDALGLGQQYCLRASLASGPLSPRMEWSVTFLPSGEMKITPWPTQASKPCSDRKGSSARSQSLTLACDNLSGPQCPLDRTLTSGTGAESKT, from the exons ATGGCGGAGGCGCTGAGGCGGGTCCTGGATGCGGGCAGCGCAGCGAGGCCCGAGGGGGATGGAGCTAGCGGGCCACCGTTGCTGCTGCTCGGCGCTCCGCGTTCCGCGCAGACGTCGCTGCTGTTTGCAGCCGCCCTCGAGGCGGCAGGGGAAGGCCGCGGGCCTGTCCTCTTCCTGACACGAAGGCCACTTCAGAGCCTGCCGCTCAATACACCCGCAGCGCGGGAACCCTGGCGGCTCCAG AAGATTCGATTCCAGTACCCATCCTCAGTTCCAGAGCTTCTCCAGCTGCTAGCCTCTGCCCATGAGGCCCCAGGGCCTGCCCCGTCCCTTCTACTGCTGGACGGCCTGGAAGACTATCTAGCAGAAGATTCAGGGACCCAGGAAGCCGCCTACTTGGCTGCATTGCTTCTAGATACTGTTGCCTACTTTAGCCACCATCATGGAGCCAGTGGCAGCTGCGGGCTTGTGGTGGCCCTTGAGACCcaaaaagaagcagacagtgATGTCCCACATCTGACATTGCTTCAGCGGTATTTTCCTGCACAGTGCTGGCTGCAGCCAGATGCCCTAGGCTTGGGACAGCAGTACTGCCTTCGAGCCAGCCTGGCGTCGGGCCCGCTGAGCCCCAGGATGGAGTGGTCAGtgactttcttgcccagtggagAGATGAAGATCACCCCATGGCCTACCCAGGCTTCTAAGCCCTGCTCGGACAGAAAAGGTTCTAGTGCTAGAAGCCAGTCATTAACTTTGGCATGTGACAACCTCTCTGGTCCTCAGTGTCCCTTGGATAGAACACTGACTTCGGGGACAGGTGCAGAGTCAAAGACCTGA
- the Epor gene encoding erythropoietin receptor, producing MDHLRVPLWPRVGPLCLLLAGAAWAPSPSLLDPKFESKAALLASRGSEELLCFTQRLEDLVCFWEEAASSGMGFNYSFSYQLEGESRKSCRLHQAPTVRGSVRFWCSLPTADTSSFVPLELRVTAASGSPRYHRIIHINEVVLLDAPAGLLARRAEEGSHVVLRWLPPPGAPMTTHIRYEVDVSAGNRAGTTQRVEVLEGRTECVLSNLRGGTRYTFAVRARMAEPSFSGFWSAWSEPASLLTASDLDPLILTLSLILVLISMLLAVLALLSHRRTLKQKIWPGIPSPESEFEGLFTTHKGNFQLWLLQQDGCLWWSPSNSFPEDPPAHLEVLSERCWGVTQAGEPRADDKGPLLEPGGSEHAQDTYLVLDEWLLPRSPCSEELSGSGDSVDPVTMDEGSEASSCPSELASKPRPEGTSPSSFEYTILDPNSQRLCPRALPPELPPTPPHLKYLYLVVSDSGISTDYSSGSSQGVHGDASDGPYSHPYENSLVPDPEPLHPSYVACS from the exons CGGCCCTGCTGGCATCCCGGGGCTCCGAAGAACTTCTGTGCTTCACCCAGCGATTGGAGGACTTGGTGTGTTTCTGGGAGGAAGCAGCGAGCTCCGGGATGGGCTTCAACTACAGCTTCTCTTATCAGCTCGA GGGTGAGTCACGTAAGTCATGTCGCCTGCACCAGGCACCCACAGTCCGCGGCTCCGTGCGTTTCTGGTGTTCACTGCCGACAGCGGACACGTCGAGCTTCGTGCCACTGGAGCTACGCGTGACGGCGGCCTCCGGATCTCCTCGCTACCACCGCATCATCCATATCAATGAAGTTG TACTCCTGGACGCCCCTGCGGGACTGCTGGCGCGCCGGGCGGAGGAGGGCAGCCACGTGGTGCTGCGCTGGTTGCCACCTCCTGGGGCACCTATGACTACCCACATCCGTTACGAGGTGGACGTGTCTGCAGGCAACCGGGCAGGGACCACGCAAAGG GTGGAGGTCCTGGAAGGACGCACTGAGTGTGTACTGAGCAACCTGAGGGGCGGGACGCGCTACACCTTCGCTGTTCGAGCGCGCATGGCCGAGCCGAGCTTCAGCGGCTTCTGGAGCGCCTGGTCTGAGCCCGCGTCGCTGCTGACTGCTAGCG aCCTGGACCCTCTCATCCTGACGCTGTCTCTCATCCTCGTTCTCATCTCGATGCTGCTGGCAGTATTGGCACTGCTGTCCCACCGCCG GACTCTGAAGCAGAAGATCTGGCCTGGCATCCCAAGCCCAGAGAGTGAGTTTGAGGGTCTCTTCACTACCCACAAGGGTAACTTCCAG CTGTGGCTGTTACAGCAGGACGGCTGTCTGTGGTGGAGCCCAAGCAACTCCTTCCCGGAGGACCCACCTGCCCACCTAGAAGTCCTCTCAGAGCGCTGCTGGGGGGTAACACAGGCAGGGGAGCCACGGGCAGATGACAAGGGGCCCTTACTGGAGCCAGGGGGCAGTGAGCATGCCCAGGACACCTACCTGGTACTGGATGAGTGGTTGCTGCCCCGGAGCCCATGCAGTGAGGAGCTCTCAGGATCTGGGGACAGTGTGGACCCAGTGACTATGGATGAAGGCTCGGAAGCATCTTCCTGCCCCTCTGAGTTGGCCTCAAAGCCCAGGCCAGAGGGCACTTCACCTTCCAGTTTTGAGTACACCATCCTGGACCCCAACTCCCAGCGCCTCTGCCCTCGGGCGCTACCTCCTGAGCTGCCTCCCACTCCACCTCACCTGAAGTACCTGTACCTTGTGGTGTCTGATTCGGGCATCTCAACAGATTACAGCTCGGGGAGTTCCCAGGGAGTCCATGGGGACGCATCTGATGGCCCCTACTCCCACCCCTATGAGAATAGCCTTGTCCCGGACCCAGAGCCTCTGCACCCCAGCTATGTGGCCTGCTCCTAG